GCCGCGAACCGTTGCAACCACCAATGCCAGCGCGGATACGGCTGGGTCGTCTGCACGCTTTGGAACCAGCGCACCGTCGGCCAACGCCGGGCCGTGAGCGCCGCGACAACGTTGGCGTGCATCAGGAAACTCAAGACCCGGTCGAACTTCCGCTCGCCAATCAGTTCGTGCAAGTCGCCCACCGCGCTCACGGCCCGGCGTTGGCCGACGGTGCGCTGGTTCCAAAGCGTGCAGACGACCCAGCCGTATCCGCGCTGGCATTGGTGGTTGCAACGGTTCGCGGCACGTCGGGCCGAGCGGGTGATTTGTCCGTCACGGTCCGTTGCCGATCACGCCGCATCCGCTGCCGGGGTCCCGCACGAAAAACTCGTCGTGCTACCCAACGGCGTCGAGCAAGTCGTCAGCGAGGCTCAGGTCAACGAGCAGCTACCGATGCGCGTCGGGTTTCTCGGTCGGCTCGATCCGGTCAAGCGTGTTCACCTGTTGATCGAATCGACGCGTGATCTGCCGGGGGTGACGTTGGACATCTTCGGCGAAGGCCCGGACCGCGCGCGGCTGGAGTTGCTCGAACACGGTCGGTTTCATGGGATGGTCGAACGCGATCAAGCACTCGCGACGTTGGACCTGTTGGTGCTTCCATCCCTTGCAGAGGGGATGCCGATGGTGTTGCTCGAAGCGATGGCGGCGGGCGTCCCGGTGGTGGCGTTCGACGTGCCGGGCTGCCGGGACGTGGTGTGTGACAACGTCAACGGCCGCTTCGCGACGCCGACGACATTGCGTGACGTGATCGCCGAGCTCCGCGACGACCCTGACCAACGTCGGCACCTCGCGACCGGCGGACGCGCGACGGCCGAGCGTCATCGTTGGCCCGCGATCGCCGCGGACTACGCGGCCGTGCTCGAGCTTTGAGCGTCGACTTCCTCGACGGTGACGTCGATGTCGAGCGCGGTCTGGACCGCGTTGCCGTAGAGCGTACCGCCGGTGGGCGTGGCGTCTCGATAGAAGCGGCCGTAGGAAACCCGCACGTGTCCGGCGTCGGGCAGGCAGCCATTGGTCGGGTCGAACCCACGCCAACCAACCTTCGGCAAGTAAAGTTCGACCCACGCATGCGATGCGTCGGACTGGGCTCGCTCGACGCCGGTGTTGCCGGTGAAGATGTAGCCGCAGGCGTAACGCGCCGGGATGCCGAGCAAACGTGCGAGGCAGACGAAGAGCTGCGCGAAGTCTTGGCAAACGCCGCGCTTGCTCTGCATCACCTCGAAGGGCGTAGTCGTGTTGCTCGTTGAGCCGGGGACATACTCGTAGTTGTTAAAGAGTTCAAGGTTGAGGTGAAACAGAGTCTCCAGCAGATCACCGTTGTTCGCGGAGACAAAGCTTTTGGCGTACTGGAACAGATCGTCGATCTGATTGTCCGGCAGCTCGACCGAGCGTAGGTAGCCGTCGAGCATCTGGCGTTCGCGGGGTTGCCAGAGCAACGGGATCTCCGGCCGGTACGTGTGGGACGCCGCGAACGCGAACGGGTCGCGGGGCGTTAGTTCGACGGTGCTGCGCGCGGTGACGGTCAGCTCGGTGTACGGCGTGTCGATGTCGAACGCATGGCAAGCGTTGCCGAAGACGTCATCGAAAGCCATGACCTCGGCGGCAGGGGTGATGTGCAGGTCGAAGTCGAGCAGACACTGGCGATTGTCGGTGAGCGGGCGCAGGTGCAACAGGTGGGCGCTGCGTTGGACCGGTCGGTCGTAGCGGTAGGTGGTGGTGTGACGGACACGTAGCCGACGGGCGGGATTGTTCATGGGGCATTGCATATTACGTCATTGCACTTCCCGGCCGCGCGTGCAGAATCGGGGGCAGTGACGCAAGCACCCGTTTCGCCCCAGGCCATCCGTTCGTTGCTCGATAGCTATCAGACCCATGGCATCTTCGATGAAGCCGTCGACGCTGGCGGCAACATTCGGCCGCACTACCAAGCCGTCTTCAACCGTCTCAGCACGCTCGGCCCTACGAACCTCGCCCAGCGCCGACAACTTGCCGACGTGACGTTCCTCAACCAGGGGATCACGTTCACCGTTTACTCCGAAGCCCAAAACCTCGAGCGGATTTTCCCGTTCGACCTGATCCCCCGCGTGATCCCCGCCGACGAATGGACGATCATCCAAACCGGGCTCGAGCAACGCATCACCGCACTCAACCTGTTTCTCAAGGACATCTACGGCAAGCAGGCGATTCTGAAGGAGAAGCTCGTCCCGGCCGACCTGATCTATGGCGGCAAGTTCTTCCGCCGGGAGATGATCGGCGTCAAGGTGCCCGGCGACGTTTACATCCACATTTGCGGCACCGACCTGATCCGCGACACCGAAGGAAACTACGTCGTCCTCGAAGACAATGCCCGTAGCCCGTCGGGGGTGTCATACGTTCTCGAAAACCGGGCGGTGATGAAGCGTGTGCTGCCGGCGTTGTTCGAGCAGTACGCGGTGCGGGCGATCGAGGATTATCCGTACAACCTGTTGCAGATGCTTCAGCACTGCGCGCCGCCGCACGTTGATGAGCCGACCGTCGTGGTGCTCACGCCGGGAATCTTCAACAGCGCGTACTTCGAGCACAGCTTTCTCGCGCGACAGATGGGCGTCGAGCTCGTCGAAGGACGCGACTTGGTCGTCGACAACAACTTCGTCTACATGCGAACCACGGCGGGGCTGCGGCGGGTGGACGTGGTGTACCGCCGGATCGATGACGACTTCCTTGATCCGCTCGCGTTCCGACCCGACAGCGCGCTCGGCGTGGCGGGCATCATGAACGCCTATCGCCTTGGTAACGTCACACTCGCCAACGCGCCGGGAACGGGAATCTCCGATGACAAGGCGATCTACCCGTTCGTGCCTGACATGATCCGGTTTTACATGGACCAGGAGCCGATCCTGCAAAACGTACCGACGCACATTTGCACCCGGCCCGACGATCTGAAGTACACGCTCGACAACCTCGACAAGCTCGTCGTGAAAAGCACTAATGAGTCCGGCGGGTACGGGATGCTCATGGGGGCTCAGGCGACCGACGCCGAACGCGCCGAGTTTGCCGAGAAGATCGAAGCGGACCCGGCCAACTTCATCGCCCAGCCCACGATCCAACTGAGCCAGCATCCCACGATCTTCGGCGACAAGACCGCGGGTGGAAACGAGTTCGAACTCGCCGGCCGACGGGTCGATCTGCGGCCGTACATCCTCTACGGCGAGTGCCCGATCGTCATGCCCGGTGGGCTCACACGCGTCGCACTTCGTGAAGGTTCGCTCGTGGTCAACTCCAGCCAGGGCGGCGGGTCGAAGGACACCTGGGTCTTGGGCAAGCCCGGCGACGAGACCGAGGGGGTGTCCCGGTGAACGGCAACAACGACATGACCGGTTCGCTCGACGTACCGGTGGCCGAGCAACTCGACTTCGTCAACCTGCCGCAGCGACCGATGCTCGCGCGGGTGGCCGACTCGATGTTCTGGATGAGCCGCTACGTCGAGCGTGCCGAACACATCGCCCGCATTCTCAGCGTCAACGCCAACCTGTTGACCGATGTCGGTGACCTAGCGCGTGACGTTCAGGAGCGGCAATGGAAGTCGGTGCTGCGCGTGTTCCACATCGACGCGCTGCCCGATGACTACGAGCCGGGTCGGCCGATCGGCGAGCGGGTCGTCCACTACCTGACGTTCAACGAGCACGAGTCCAACAGCATCCTCAACTGCATCCGACAGGCACGCGAGAATGCTCGGGCGATCCGGGAGAACATCTCCGCAGAACTGTACGAGAGCCTCAACGAGTTGTACTGGGCTTTGCGCGGTGAGGGGCGGGCAGGCTATGACACGGCGGCCGAGCAGTTCTACGACCGCGTCGCCACGTTCAGCATGCTGTTCCAAGGCCTCTGCGATCACACGCTTCCGCGTGACCAGCGTTGGCAGTTCACGCAGTTGGCCAAGTGGTTCGAGCGTGTGGATGTGACGTGCCGGGTGCTGGAGAGTCGGTTCGATCAGCCGGCCGCCGCGCCGCGCATCAACGACGCGCCGCTACGCAACATTCATTGGATGGCCGTGTTGCGGATGTGCTGCGCTCTGGAGCCGTTCCGGCGTGTGCAGTCGGGCGAACTCGATCCGCTGAAGATCGGCGCGTACCTGATCCTCGACGGGCGATTTCCGAGGAGCATCGTCTTCGGCGTGGCGCGGGCGGCCGAGTCGGTCAAGGAAATCCGCCTCGCCACCCGCCGACGTGACGCCGACGCCGAACGCATCCTCGGCCGACTCCACGCGCACCTGCGCTTCGCCCAGAGCGCGGAACTGATCGACGTTGGTCTGCCGCTCTACCTCGCCGACATCCGCGACCGTGTGAAAGACGCGGCGCTAAGCATCAGTCAGGCATACTTCCTGCGGTAGCTACCGCTTGAGATCAACGACGATCGGCAGGTGATCGCTAGGATTTTCGATGCCAAGGGTGGCGGGATCGACGATGAAAGCGTTCGCTTCTTGCAGTGATTCGCTGTTCAGGAAGTAGTCGAGCCGACTGCGGCCGAAGTTCTGATTGGGATCTTGCCACGTGTACAGCAACGACGGGTCGGCCAAGTGGGTCGGCGTGACGGTACGCATCGGCGTTGGCAGCTCGACGTCAAGCACGTTCGGACTGCCGACGAGATTGAAGTCGCCGGCGAAGACGATCGGCCCGGCGGTGTGCAATGCGGTGATGGCTTTCGCGGCAGCGGCCGCTTCGGCGCGGCGCTTTTCGTCCTCGCGGCTGTTGAGGTAACCGCAACACTTGAGGTGAACCGTCGCAAACGTCATCGGCCCGCCGGGCGTTTCCAGTACCGCCGACGCGACACGGGCCGACGGGTCGTCGGTGTTTTCGGGGGTCGCTTCAACAAAGTCCGGCCCGCGT
The sequence above is a segment of the Planctomycetota bacterium genome. Coding sequences within it:
- a CDS encoding glycosyltransferase family 4 protein, which encodes AANRCNHQCQRGYGWVVCTLWNQRTVGQRRAVSAATTLACIRKLKTRSNFRSPISSCKSPTALTARRWPTVRWFQSVQTTQPYPRWHWWLQRFAARRAERVICPSRSVADHAASAAGVPHEKLVVLPNGVEQVVSEAQVNEQLPMRVGFLGRLDPVKRVHLLIESTRDLPGVTLDIFGEGPDRARLELLEHGRFHGMVERDQALATLDLLVLPSLAEGMPMVLLEAMAAGVPVVAFDVPGCRDVVCDNVNGRFATPTTLRDVIAELRDDPDQRRHLATGGRATAERHRWPAIAADYAAVLEL
- a CDS encoding transglutaminase family protein, whose translation is MNNPARRLRVRHTTTYRYDRPVQRSAHLLHLRPLTDNRQCLLDFDLHITPAAEVMAFDDVFGNACHAFDIDTPYTELTVTARSTVELTPRDPFAFAASHTYRPEIPLLWQPRERQMLDGYLRSVELPDNQIDDLFQYAKSFVSANNGDLLETLFHLNLELFNNYEYVPGSTSNTTTPFEVMQSKRGVCQDFAQLFVCLARLLGIPARYACGYIFTGNTGVERAQSDASHAWVELYLPKVGWRGFDPTNGCLPDAGHVRVSYGRFYRDATPTGGTLYGNAVQTALDIDVTVEEVDAQSSSTAA
- a CDS encoding alpha-E domain-containing protein; this encodes MNGNNDMTGSLDVPVAEQLDFVNLPQRPMLARVADSMFWMSRYVERAEHIARILSVNANLLTDVGDLARDVQERQWKSVLRVFHIDALPDDYEPGRPIGERVVHYLTFNEHESNSILNCIRQARENARAIRENISAELYESLNELYWALRGEGRAGYDTAAEQFYDRVATFSMLFQGLCDHTLPRDQRWQFTQLAKWFERVDVTCRVLESRFDQPAAAPRINDAPLRNIHWMAVLRMCCALEPFRRVQSGELDPLKIGAYLILDGRFPRSIVFGVARAAESVKEIRLATRRRDADAERILGRLHAHLRFAQSAELIDVGLPLYLADIRDRVKDAALSISQAYFLR
- a CDS encoding circularly permuted type 2 ATP-grasp protein → MTQAPVSPQAIRSLLDSYQTHGIFDEAVDAGGNIRPHYQAVFNRLSTLGPTNLAQRRQLADVTFLNQGITFTVYSEAQNLERIFPFDLIPRVIPADEWTIIQTGLEQRITALNLFLKDIYGKQAILKEKLVPADLIYGGKFFRREMIGVKVPGDVYIHICGTDLIRDTEGNYVVLEDNARSPSGVSYVLENRAVMKRVLPALFEQYAVRAIEDYPYNLLQMLQHCAPPHVDEPTVVVLTPGIFNSAYFEHSFLARQMGVELVEGRDLVVDNNFVYMRTTAGLRRVDVVYRRIDDDFLDPLAFRPDSALGVAGIMNAYRLGNVTLANAPGTGISDDKAIYPFVPDMIRFYMDQEPILQNVPTHICTRPDDLKYTLDNLDKLVVKSTNESGGYGMLMGAQATDAERAEFAEKIEADPANFIAQPTIQLSQHPTIFGDKTAGGNEFELAGRRVDLRPYILYGECPIVMPGGLTRVALREGSLVVNSSQGGGSKDTWVLGKPGDETEGVSR